Proteins encoded by one window of Streptomyces sp. ALI-76-A:
- the egtC gene encoding ergothioneine biosynthesis protein EgtC: MCRHVAYLGPQEPLGRILAEPPHSLYRQSWAPRRQRHGTVNADGFGVGWYADGDPEPARYRRAGPIWADRSLADLARVVRSGAVLAAVRDATLAGADAEAAAAPFAADRWLFSHNGAVTGWPGSLAPLVAGLPAADVLSLEARNDSALVWALVLARLRGGDEEGQALADTVLEVAAAAPGSRLNLLLTDGESITATAWGDTLWYLSEPGRRTVVASEPYDDDPRWREVPDRTLLVASRTDVLLTPLKEPGEALSPAPGSAGTGSPSFPKESRT, translated from the coding sequence ATGTGCCGTCATGTGGCCTACCTGGGCCCGCAGGAGCCGCTCGGCCGGATCCTGGCCGAGCCGCCGCACAGCCTGTACCGGCAGTCGTGGGCGCCGCGGCGCCAGCGGCACGGGACGGTCAACGCCGATGGTTTCGGGGTGGGCTGGTACGCCGACGGCGACCCGGAACCGGCCCGGTACCGCCGCGCCGGGCCCATCTGGGCGGACCGGTCGCTCGCCGACCTGGCCCGGGTGGTGCGCTCCGGGGCCGTGCTCGCCGCCGTACGGGACGCGACCCTGGCGGGCGCGGACGCGGAGGCCGCGGCGGCGCCGTTCGCCGCGGACCGCTGGCTGTTCAGCCACAACGGCGCGGTCACGGGCTGGCCGGGCTCGCTGGCGCCCCTCGTGGCGGGCCTGCCCGCCGCCGACGTGCTGTCGCTGGAGGCCCGCAACGACTCGGCGCTCGTGTGGGCGCTGGTCCTGGCCCGGCTGCGCGGCGGCGACGAGGAGGGCCAGGCCCTGGCCGACACGGTCCTGGAGGTCGCCGCGGCGGCCCCCGGCTCCCGGCTCAACCTGCTGCTGACCGACGGCGAGAGCATCACCGCGACCGCCTGGGGCGACACCCTCTGGTACCTCTCCGAGCCCGGCCGCCGCACGGTCGTGGCCTCCGAGCCCTACGACGACGACCCGCGCTGGCGGGAGGTCCCCGACCGCACCCTGCTCGTGGCGAGCCGCACCGACGTGCTGCTCACCCCGCTCAAGGAGCCGGGCGAGGCACTGTCACCCGCTCCCGGCTCGGCCGGGACGGGGTCACCGTCATTCCCGAAGGAGTCCCGCACGTGA
- a CDS encoding vanadium-dependent haloperoxidase, producing MSTSVRSVRPGTGMWRRTLATVAVLATTGSVLTVAAQPAQAALPRQQIADPVHYWNDVLLEVIRREGGGPGPMARSAAMLNAAIYDAESSYRLKWKGKITSEPYLNVHKYDGWTEGPDEEERVIGRTAYNILLGLYGEQAQFLDSKFRERFGTEPTEFDLLDVTVVGRMVEQMRAARSDDGSDDDRVYAGDDKPGAWRPTSYPDMPDPSCERDSQAVTPFWGEMKPFALTSGSQFRPATPSLYGTYEKLLASDAYKAQVEAVRSAGADRPTARTPTVNRTPDQEAAAWFWANDLDGTYKPPGQLLQATREVAQARGLTTYENARLFALVSIAMADSGIAVRDVKFLTPIDLWRPVSAIREGGLDPEWKPLLKTRAGVNVTPCFPAWASGHATFGAAWAGVMKRYFGSDRIAFDMTTDDPQSPVKTRHFTSFSAAAHEDAYSRVWLGVHFPWDAEDGLTLGDKVAAHVFTTRLRKL from the coding sequence ATGTCGACAAGTGTCAGATCTGTCCGGCCGGGCACGGGGATGTGGCGCCGGACGCTGGCCACGGTGGCGGTGCTGGCCACCACCGGCAGCGTGCTCACCGTCGCAGCGCAGCCCGCGCAGGCGGCGCTGCCGCGCCAACAGATCGCCGATCCCGTCCACTACTGGAACGATGTGCTGCTCGAGGTCATCCGGCGTGAGGGAGGCGGACCGGGGCCGATGGCCCGTTCCGCGGCGATGCTGAACGCGGCGATCTACGACGCGGAGAGCTCGTACCGGCTGAAGTGGAAGGGAAAGATCACCTCGGAGCCGTACCTGAACGTCCACAAGTACGACGGCTGGACGGAGGGCCCCGACGAAGAGGAACGGGTGATCGGCCGCACGGCGTACAACATCCTGCTGGGGCTGTACGGGGAACAGGCGCAGTTCCTCGACTCGAAGTTCCGTGAGCGGTTCGGCACGGAGCCCACCGAGTTCGATCTGCTCGACGTCACGGTCGTCGGCCGCATGGTCGAGCAGATGAGGGCCGCGCGAAGCGACGACGGCTCCGACGACGACCGGGTGTACGCCGGCGACGACAAGCCGGGCGCGTGGCGGCCCACCAGCTACCCGGACATGCCCGATCCCTCGTGCGAGCGCGACAGCCAGGCGGTCACACCGTTCTGGGGCGAGATGAAGCCCTTCGCCCTCACCTCCGGCTCGCAGTTCCGCCCGGCGACCCCGAGCCTGTACGGGACGTACGAGAAGCTGCTGGCCAGTGACGCCTACAAGGCTCAGGTCGAGGCGGTCCGGTCGGCCGGCGCCGACAGGCCGACCGCGCGTACGCCCACCGTCAACCGGACCCCGGACCAGGAGGCGGCGGCCTGGTTCTGGGCCAACGATCTGGACGGCACCTACAAGCCGCCGGGTCAGCTGCTTCAGGCGACCCGGGAGGTCGCCCAGGCCCGCGGCCTGACCACGTACGAGAACGCCCGGTTGTTCGCGCTCGTCTCCATCGCGATGGCGGACTCCGGGATCGCGGTACGGGACGTGAAGTTCCTGACCCCGATCGACCTGTGGCGGCCGGTGTCCGCGATCCGGGAAGGCGGGCTCGACCCGGAGTGGAAGCCGTTGCTGAAGACCCGGGCGGGCGTGAACGTCACTCCGTGCTTCCCGGCCTGGGCCTCGGGGCACGCGACGTTCGGCGCGGCCTGGGCGGGGGTGATGAAGCGCTACTTCGGCAGCGACCGCATCGCCTTCGACATGACCACCGACGACCCTCAGTCACCGGTGAAGACCCGCCACTTCACGAGCTTCAGCGCGGCGGCCCACGAGGACGCCTACAGCAGGGTCTGGCTCGGAGTCCACTTCCCGTGGGACGCGGAGGACGGCCTCACCCTGGGTGACAAGGTCGCCGCCCACGTCTTCACCACGAGGTTGCGCAAGCTCTAG
- a CDS encoding TIGR02452 family protein codes for MSARLRGIAQQTEQIVAAGAYRAPAGHEVSVAAAVEAAVHGTRMYGPGPVEVPPTPSVDTLIEVTGESSLEAARRTGGPVAVLNFASARNPGGGYRNGAQAQEEALCRASALYACLIGVREFYDHHRAHRDPFYTDRVIHAPAVPVFRDDRGRLLDEPYTAGFLTAAAPNAGVVLRTAPERAAELPGALAVRAERVLETAAAHGYRRLVLGAWGCGVFRNDPAQVADAFRTLLLGPDGRFAGIFEHVVFGILDRTPGAVVRAAFVRSFPERQLLA; via the coding sequence ATGAGCGCGCGGCTGCGCGGCATCGCGCAGCAGACGGAGCAGATCGTGGCGGCCGGGGCCTACCGCGCGCCGGCCGGGCACGAGGTGTCCGTCGCGGCGGCGGTCGAGGCCGCCGTGCACGGCACCCGGATGTACGGGCCGGGCCCGGTGGAGGTACCGCCGACGCCGTCGGTGGACACGCTCATCGAGGTCACGGGCGAGAGCAGTCTGGAGGCGGCCCGCCGGACCGGCGGACCGGTGGCCGTGCTGAACTTCGCCTCGGCCCGCAATCCCGGCGGCGGTTACCGCAACGGCGCCCAGGCCCAGGAGGAGGCCCTGTGCCGGGCCTCCGCGCTGTACGCCTGTCTGATCGGGGTCCGGGAGTTCTACGACCACCACCGCGCCCACCGCGACCCGTTCTACACGGACCGCGTCATCCACGCCCCGGCGGTGCCCGTCTTCCGCGACGACCGCGGCCGCCTCCTGGACGAGCCGTACACCGCCGGCTTCCTGACCGCGGCCGCGCCGAACGCCGGCGTGGTGCTGCGGACGGCGCCGGAGCGGGCGGCCGAGTTGCCGGGAGCCCTGGCGGTCCGGGCGGAACGGGTGCTGGAGACCGCCGCCGCGCACGGCTACCGGCGGCTGGTGCTCGGCGCGTGGGGCTGCGGGGTGTTCCGGAACGACCCGGCGCAGGTCGCGGACGCCTTCCGCACCCTGCTGCTCGGACCCGACGGCCGGTTCGCCGGAATCTTCGAGCACGTGGTCTTCGGCATCCTCGACCGCACACCGGGCGCTGTGGTGCGCGCGGCGTTCGTACGGTCGTTCCCGGAGCGTCAGCTCCTGGCGTAG
- a CDS encoding amidase, with amino-acid sequence MTFDRSAGLTESARALAAGEVTARALTERALARIEATRDSLNAFRIVRSEAALAEAEAADAALAAGVRKPLLGVPVAVKDDMDVAGEPTAFGCQGEFPPVPRDGEAVRRLRAAGAVIVGKTNTCEFGQWPFTEGPAFGATRNPWSPEHTPGGSSGGSAAAVAAGLVPAALGSDGAGSVRIPASWTHLIGIKPQRGRISTWPRGESFHGITVNGTLARTVADAALLLDAASGNHDLDPHRPPAVRAAEAAGRDPGRLRVALSLRPPFTALPARLQPEVRALVVRLAERLGALGHDVEEADPPYGQIGLTFVPRATAGLAERVREAPFPTLLDRRTREAARLGGLLGGVPLRAARRAEAVLHRRIGRFFTSYDVVLAPTTAAPPPRIGALLNLNGLATDRAMIAACPYAWPWNVLGWPGVNVPAGFVTGGLPVGAQLLGPANSEPLLVSLAAQLEADLRWHEAWPPNRVASDAPAA; translated from the coding sequence ATGACGTTCGACCGTTCCGCAGGCCTGACGGAGTCCGCGCGTGCGCTGGCCGCCGGGGAGGTGACCGCCCGGGCGCTCACGGAGCGGGCCCTGGCCCGGATCGAGGCCACCCGGGACTCGCTGAACGCCTTCCGGATCGTACGGAGCGAGGCGGCGCTCGCCGAGGCGGAGGCGGCGGACGCGGCCCTGGCCGCCGGGGTGCGCAAGCCGCTGCTCGGGGTGCCGGTGGCCGTCAAGGACGACATGGACGTGGCCGGCGAACCCACCGCGTTCGGCTGCCAGGGCGAGTTCCCGCCGGTTCCCAGGGACGGCGAGGCGGTACGGCGGCTGCGCGCGGCCGGGGCGGTGATCGTCGGCAAGACCAACACCTGCGAGTTCGGGCAGTGGCCGTTCACCGAGGGGCCCGCGTTCGGCGCGACCCGCAACCCGTGGAGCCCGGAGCACACGCCCGGCGGCTCGTCCGGCGGATCGGCCGCCGCCGTCGCCGCGGGTCTCGTGCCCGCCGCGCTCGGCTCGGACGGGGCCGGTTCGGTACGCATCCCGGCCTCCTGGACCCATCTCATCGGCATCAAGCCGCAACGCGGCCGGATCTCCACCTGGCCGCGCGGCGAGTCGTTCCACGGCATCACGGTCAACGGCACCCTGGCCCGCACGGTCGCCGACGCGGCCCTGCTGCTGGACGCGGCGAGCGGCAACCACGACCTGGACCCGCACCGCCCGCCGGCCGTCCGCGCCGCCGAGGCCGCCGGCCGCGACCCCGGCCGGCTGCGCGTCGCGCTCTCCCTCCGGCCGCCCTTCACCGCCCTGCCCGCCCGCCTCCAGCCGGAGGTGCGCGCCCTGGTCGTCCGGCTCGCCGAGCGGCTCGGCGCGCTGGGGCACGACGTCGAGGAGGCCGACCCGCCGTACGGACAGATCGGGCTGACGTTCGTCCCCCGCGCCACCGCCGGTCTCGCCGAACGGGTCCGCGAGGCCCCCTTCCCCACCCTCCTCGACCGCCGCACCCGGGAGGCCGCCCGGCTGGGCGGGCTGCTCGGCGGGGTACCGCTGCGGGCGGCCCGGCGCGCCGAGGCGGTGCTGCACCGTCGTATCGGCCGGTTCTTCACGTCGTACGACGTGGTCCTCGCGCCGACCACGGCCGCTCCCCCGCCGCGCATCGGCGCGCTGCTGAACCTGAACGGCCTGGCCACCGACCGCGCGATGATCGCGGCCTGTCCCTACGCCTGGCCGTGGAACGTGCTGGGCTGGCCCGGCGTCAACGTGCCCGCCGGTTTCGTCACGGGCGGTCTGCCGGTCGGTGCCCAGTTGCTCGGTCCGGCGAACAGCGAGCCGCTGCTCGTCTCCCTGGCCGCCCAGTTGGAGGCGGACCTGCGCTGGCACGAGGCGTGGCCGCCGAACCGGGTCGCCTCGGATGCCCCGGCCGCGTGA
- a CDS encoding type II toxin-antitoxin system PemK/MazF family toxin, whose protein sequence is MTASTDQNVPGRSGPFATTEADPRRTGRVRTEYSPAHDGDPDPGEVVWTWVPYEENDGRGKDRPVLVVAREAGGTFLAVRLSSKRHDGDREWVPIGSGPWDRTGRDSWVDVDRVLRLHEAGMRREACALDRMRFNLVRHRLTQRHGWT, encoded by the coding sequence GTGACTGCGTCTACCGATCAGAACGTCCCCGGCCGGTCCGGCCCCTTCGCCACGACCGAGGCCGACCCCCGCCGGACGGGCCGGGTGCGCACGGAGTACTCGCCCGCGCACGACGGCGACCCGGATCCCGGCGAGGTCGTCTGGACCTGGGTCCCCTACGAGGAGAACGACGGCCGGGGCAAGGACCGCCCCGTCCTCGTCGTCGCCCGTGAGGCCGGCGGCACCTTCCTGGCCGTCCGGCTGTCCAGCAAGCGGCACGACGGGGACCGGGAGTGGGTGCCGATCGGCAGCGGGCCCTGGGACCGCACGGGACGGGACTCCTGGGTCGACGTGGACCGCGTCCTGCGCCTGCACGAGGCCGGTATGCGCCGCGAGGCCTGCGCCCTGGACCGCATGCGCTTCAACCTCGTCCGCCACCGTCTGACGCAACGCCACGGCTGGACCTGA
- a CDS encoding response regulator transcription factor codes for MTTVLVVDDQFLIRAGLVGLLRAAPGIEVVGEASDGAEGVTLAARTAPEVILMDVRMPGMNGIEATERILARAGDPPPRILMLTTFDLDEYVYGALRAGACGFLLKDSGPERLLAAVAAVAGGDALFAPSVTRRLVEAYARQTVCVQPSDLGALTSRELEVLKLIARGLSNLEIADRLYISEATVKTHLNRTMTKLDLDSRAQAVVMAYESGLVTPGG; via the coding sequence ATGACCACAGTGCTCGTCGTGGACGACCAGTTCCTCATCCGGGCCGGCCTGGTGGGGCTGCTGCGCGCCGCACCCGGCATCGAGGTGGTCGGCGAGGCGAGCGACGGTGCGGAGGGCGTGACGCTGGCCGCCCGGACCGCCCCCGAGGTGATCCTGATGGACGTCCGGATGCCCGGCATGAACGGCATCGAGGCCACCGAACGCATCCTCGCCCGGGCAGGCGACCCCCCACCCCGGATCCTGATGCTGACCACGTTCGACCTCGACGAGTACGTGTACGGGGCGCTGCGCGCGGGAGCCTGCGGGTTCCTGCTGAAGGACTCCGGTCCGGAACGGCTGCTCGCCGCGGTGGCCGCGGTCGCCGGCGGTGACGCGCTCTTCGCGCCCAGCGTCACCCGCCGCCTGGTGGAGGCGTACGCCCGGCAGACCGTCTGCGTACAGCCCTCCGATCTGGGTGCGTTGACCTCCCGCGAACTGGAGGTCCTGAAACTGATCGCACGCGGCCTGTCCAACCTGGAGATCGCCGACCGCCTCTACATCAGCGAGGCGACGGTCAAGACGCACCTCAACCGCACGATGACCAAACTGGACCTGGACAGCAGGGCACAGGCCGTGGTGATGGCGTACGAGTCAGGGCTCGTGACCCCGGGCGGATAG
- a CDS encoding sensor histidine kinase — translation MRIRPLAVDVLITAALTGVALLLGPEAARQGQNPLDATAYALVVLVHVPLVLRGRAPVVVCCLVHATWLVYITAGHWPVVCSFGPMLAVYTVTSLRAPRVSLPCAALMGGVWIYAGAVNQTDSWPSVVGQAVVYPAMLWRFGALARRSAELARQLRREQAERARREVAEERGRIARELHDVVAHHMSVISVQTGLARFVFDTDRRTARTALDTIEATGKEALEELRRMLMMLRAADDGAPAGPMPGLARLGEMTERVRTGGTRVALTVEGVERPLAPGVELCAYRVVQEALTNVLKHAPDARVEVRLRYEPHQVTVSVSDDGEGVIPDRVRTGGGHGLLGMRERAKLYGGQIDIGPQDRGGFAVRLTLPTSARAAHQGDDTTT, via the coding sequence ATGCGAATCCGCCCCCTCGCCGTCGACGTGCTGATCACGGCGGCGCTGACCGGTGTGGCCTTGCTGCTGGGGCCGGAGGCCGCCCGGCAGGGGCAGAATCCGCTCGACGCGACCGCCTATGCGCTGGTGGTCCTGGTCCACGTGCCGCTCGTGCTCCGTGGCCGGGCCCCCGTCGTGGTCTGCTGTCTCGTGCACGCGACCTGGCTGGTGTACATCACCGCCGGCCACTGGCCCGTGGTGTGCAGCTTCGGCCCCATGCTGGCCGTCTACACCGTCACCTCCCTGCGAGCGCCGCGCGTCTCCCTCCCCTGCGCCGCGCTGATGGGCGGGGTCTGGATCTACGCGGGGGCGGTGAACCAGACCGACTCCTGGCCGTCCGTCGTCGGACAGGCCGTCGTCTACCCGGCGATGCTGTGGCGGTTCGGCGCCCTCGCCCGCCGCTCGGCCGAGCTGGCCCGGCAGCTGCGCCGGGAACAGGCGGAGCGGGCCCGGCGCGAGGTGGCCGAGGAACGCGGCCGGATCGCCCGCGAACTGCACGACGTGGTCGCCCACCACATGTCCGTGATCTCCGTGCAGACCGGACTCGCCCGGTTCGTCTTCGACACCGACCGCCGGACCGCGCGTACCGCGCTCGACACGATAGAGGCCACCGGCAAGGAGGCCCTCGAAGAGCTGCGCCGCATGCTCATGATGCTGCGCGCCGCCGACGACGGTGCCCCGGCCGGCCCGATGCCGGGCCTGGCCCGCCTCGGTGAGATGACCGAACGCGTCCGCACCGGCGGGACCCGGGTCGCCCTGACCGTCGAGGGCGTCGAGCGCCCCCTGGCCCCCGGCGTGGAACTGTGCGCGTACCGGGTGGTGCAGGAGGCGCTCACCAACGTCCTGAAGCACGCGCCCGACGCGCGTGTGGAGGTACGGCTGAGGTATGAACCGCACCAGGTGACCGTCTCGGTCTCGGACGACGGAGAGGGGGTGATTCCGGACAGAGTGCGCACCGGCGGCGGCCATGGCTTGCTTGGCATGCGGGAGCGGGCCAAGCTCTACGGCGGGCAGATCGACATCGGCCCGCAGGACCGAGGTGGTTTCGCCGTGCGGCTGACCCTGCCGACCTCCGCGCGGGCCGCACATCAGGGGGACGACACCACCACATGA
- the egtA gene encoding ergothioneine biosynthesis glutamate--cysteine ligase EgtA: MSDSTSGCTETRTAITEAEVEALVRGICFKTGPPRRVGVEVEWLVHELRTPRLPVTPERLEAAYAALRAVPLRSALTVEPGGQLELSSPPAASLTECVDTVSADLDAVRAVLAKDGLGLVGLGQDPWHPPRRFLREPRYDAMETCLDRTGPAGRAMMCTSASVQVCLDAGQEEPGPLGLGRRWWLAHQLGAVLVAAFANSPLAGSEPTGWLSSRQLLWMEIGADRAGAPAPDTDPRTAWTRHVLDAPVMCVRRESGPWDVPDGLSFREWTRARAPRPPTREDLDYHVTTLFPPVRPRGHLELRMIDAQPGDDGWIVPLAVTTALFDDPAAAETAYRIMKPLAERGGGLPAPHNPLWTEAARRGLRDPELHEAAVACFAVALEALPRLGAGTEVTDAVAAYRDRYVVPGRCPADDLLDHLRGTDARAPGKDIRT; this comes from the coding sequence ATGTCAGACTCGACGAGTGGCTGTACGGAAACCCGTACCGCCATCACGGAAGCCGAGGTGGAGGCCCTGGTCCGGGGCATCTGCTTCAAGACCGGCCCACCCCGCAGGGTGGGCGTGGAAGTGGAATGGCTCGTCCACGAGCTGCGCACCCCGCGGCTCCCCGTGACACCCGAACGACTCGAAGCGGCCTACGCCGCACTGCGGGCCGTGCCCCTGAGGTCGGCGCTCACCGTCGAGCCCGGCGGCCAGCTGGAACTGAGCTCGCCGCCCGCCGCCTCCCTGACGGAGTGCGTCGATACCGTCTCCGCCGACCTGGACGCCGTCCGCGCGGTCCTCGCGAAAGACGGTCTCGGTCTCGTCGGCCTCGGCCAGGATCCCTGGCACCCGCCCCGCCGTTTCCTGCGCGAGCCGCGCTACGACGCCATGGAGACCTGCCTCGACCGCACCGGCCCGGCCGGCCGCGCCATGATGTGCACCTCGGCCTCCGTCCAGGTGTGCCTGGACGCCGGACAGGAGGAGCCGGGCCCGCTCGGGCTCGGGCGGCGCTGGTGGCTGGCGCACCAGCTGGGCGCGGTGCTGGTGGCCGCGTTCGCCAACTCGCCCCTGGCCGGGTCCGAACCGACCGGCTGGCTCTCCTCCCGGCAGCTGCTGTGGATGGAGATCGGCGCCGACCGCGCGGGCGCGCCCGCACCGGACACGGACCCGCGCACCGCCTGGACCCGGCACGTCCTGGACGCGCCGGTGATGTGCGTACGGCGGGAGAGCGGCCCGTGGGACGTACCCGACGGGCTGTCGTTCCGGGAGTGGACCCGGGCGCGGGCGCCCCGGCCGCCGACCCGGGAGGATCTGGACTACCACGTCACCACCCTGTTCCCGCCGGTCAGGCCGCGCGGCCATCTCGAACTGCGCATGATCGACGCGCAGCCCGGCGACGACGGCTGGATCGTGCCGCTCGCCGTCACGACGGCGCTCTTCGACGACCCGGCGGCCGCCGAGACCGCCTACCGGATCATGAAGCCCCTGGCCGAACGGGGCGGAGGGCTGCCCGCGCCGCACAACCCGCTGTGGACCGAAGCGGCCCGGCGCGGGCTGCGGGACCCGGAGCTGCACGAGGCCGCCGTCGCGTGCTTCGCGGTGGCCCTGGAGGCGCTGCCCCGGCTCGGTGCCGGCACCGAGGTGACGGACGCCGTCGCGGCGTACCGGGACCGCTATGTCGTCCCGGGCCGCTGCCCCGCCGACGATCTGCTCGACCACCTGCGCGGCACGGACGCCCGCGCCCCCGGGAAGGACATCCGCACATGA
- the egtD gene encoding L-histidine N(alpha)-methyltransferase, producing MSPFLLTRTLPEDATDAALRADVLKGLTRTPRTLPPKWFYDAHGSDLFEQITELPEYYPTRAEREILVARSAEIAAATGARTLVELGSGSSAKTRHLIEALTGLRTYVPVDVSENALTQAGQALITERPGLQVHALIADFTARLPLPETPAPRLVAFLGGTIGNLLPAERAAFLASVRALLSPGDALLLGTDLVKDEEVLVRAYDDGAGVTAQFNKNVLTVVNRELGADFDPGAFDHVALWDAGNEWIEMRLRSRAAQTVKIRALDLTVDFAAGEELHTEVSAKFRKEGVRAELSGAGLGLTHWWTDREGRFALSLSTAR from the coding sequence GTGAGTCCGTTCCTCCTCACCCGCACCCTGCCCGAGGACGCCACGGACGCCGCGCTGCGCGCCGACGTCCTGAAGGGCCTGACCCGCACTCCCAGGACGCTGCCGCCGAAGTGGTTCTACGACGCCCACGGCAGCGACCTGTTCGAGCAGATCACCGAGCTGCCCGAGTACTACCCGACGCGCGCCGAACGGGAGATCCTGGTCGCCCGGTCCGCCGAGATCGCGGCGGCGACCGGCGCCCGCACGCTGGTCGAACTGGGCTCCGGCTCCTCGGCGAAGACCCGCCACCTGATCGAGGCGCTCACCGGCCTGCGCACCTATGTGCCCGTCGACGTCAGCGAGAACGCGCTCACCCAGGCCGGACAGGCGCTCATCACCGAGCGGCCGGGGCTTCAGGTGCACGCGCTGATCGCCGACTTCACGGCGCGGCTGCCCCTGCCGGAGACACCCGCCCCCCGGCTCGTGGCCTTCCTCGGCGGCACCATCGGCAATCTGCTGCCGGCCGAGCGGGCCGCGTTCCTGGCGTCCGTCCGCGCCCTGCTCTCCCCCGGCGACGCGCTGCTCCTCGGCACGGACCTGGTCAAGGACGAGGAGGTCCTGGTGCGGGCCTACGACGACGGGGCCGGGGTGACGGCCCAGTTCAACAAGAACGTCCTGACCGTCGTCAACCGTGAACTGGGCGCCGACTTCGACCCCGGCGCCTTCGACCACGTCGCCCTGTGGGACGCCGGGAACGAATGGATCGAGATGCGGCTGCGCTCCCGCGCGGCGCAGACGGTGAAGATCCGCGCGCTCGATCTCACCGTCGACTTCGCGGCCGGCGAGGAATTGCACACGGAGGTCTCGGCGAAGTTCCGGAAGGAGGGCGTGCGCGCGGAACTGTCCGGAGCCGGGCTCGGCCTGACGCACTGGTGGACGGACCGGGAGGGCCGCTTCGCGCTGTCGCTGAGCACGGCGCGCTGA
- the egtB gene encoding ergothioneine biosynthesis protein EgtB, giving the protein MTDPALDTGSALDTGPGPDGEAFRERALTTLTTARERTTLLTSCVEGPDLTAQHSPLMSPLVWDLAHIGNQEEQWLLRAVAGQEAIRPEIDSLYDAFEHPRSERPSLPLLAPAEARRYAADVRGRVMDVLERTTFHGTRLTEAGFAFGMVAQHEQQHDETMLITHQLRKGPQALTAPDPDPVPLFTGPAEVLVPGGPFTMGTSDEPWALDNERPAHRREVPPFSIDTTPVTNAAYQAFIEDGGYDEERWWTAEGWAHIRRHSIRAPLFWHRDGTQWLRRRFGVTEVVPPDEPVVHVCWYEADAYARWAGRRLPTEAEWEKAARHDPAGDRSTRYPWGDADPAPEHANLGQRHLRPAPAGSYPAGESPLGVRQLIGDVWEWTASDFLPYPGFQAFPYKEYSEVFFGPEHKVLRGGSFAVDAVACRGTFRNWDYPIRRQIFSGFRTARSEAV; this is encoded by the coding sequence ATGACCGACCCCGCCCTCGACACCGGCTCCGCCCTCGACACCGGTCCCGGCCCCGACGGCGAGGCGTTCCGCGAGCGGGCGCTGACCACGCTGACGACCGCCCGGGAGCGCACCACGCTGCTCACCAGCTGTGTGGAGGGGCCGGACCTGACCGCGCAGCACTCACCGCTGATGTCGCCGCTGGTCTGGGACCTCGCGCACATCGGCAACCAGGAGGAGCAGTGGCTGCTGCGGGCCGTCGCCGGACAGGAGGCGATACGGCCCGAGATCGACAGCCTCTACGACGCCTTCGAGCACCCGCGCTCCGAGCGGCCCTCCCTGCCCCTGCTGGCGCCCGCGGAGGCGCGCCGGTACGCGGCCGACGTACGCGGCCGGGTGATGGACGTCCTGGAGCGCACCACGTTCCACGGGACACGGCTCACGGAGGCGGGGTTCGCCTTCGGGATGGTCGCGCAGCACGAACAGCAGCACGACGAGACGATGCTGATCACCCATCAGCTCCGCAAGGGCCCCCAGGCTTTGACCGCTCCCGACCCGGACCCGGTACCGCTGTTCACCGGGCCGGCCGAAGTCCTGGTCCCCGGCGGCCCGTTCACGATGGGCACCTCGGACGAGCCGTGGGCGCTGGACAACGAACGCCCGGCGCACCGGCGCGAGGTGCCGCCGTTCTCCATCGACACCACTCCGGTGACCAACGCCGCGTACCAGGCGTTCATCGAGGACGGCGGTTACGACGAGGAGCGCTGGTGGACGGCGGAGGGCTGGGCGCACATCCGCCGGCACTCCATCCGGGCCCCGCTGTTCTGGCACCGGGACGGCACCCAGTGGCTGCGCCGCCGCTTCGGCGTCACCGAGGTCGTCCCGCCCGACGAGCCGGTGGTGCACGTGTGCTGGTACGAGGCGGACGCCTACGCCCGCTGGGCCGGGCGCCGGCTGCCCACCGAGGCCGAGTGGGAGAAGGCGGCACGGCACGACCCCGCCGGCGACCGCTCGACGCGCTACCCCTGGGGCGACGCCGACCCGGCGCCCGAGCACGCCAACCTGGGCCAGCGGCATCTGCGTCCGGCGCCCGCCGGCAGCTATCCGGCGGGTGAGTCCCCGCTCGGGGTGAGGCAGTTGATCGGCGACGTGTGGGAGTGGACGGCGAGCGACTTCCTGCCCTACCCCGGGTTCCAGGCGTTCCCGTACAAGGAGTACTCGGAGGTGTTCTTCGGCCCCGAGCACAAGGTGCTGCGCGGCGGTTCGTTCGCGGTGGACGCGGTGGCCTGCCGGGGGACGTTCCGCAACTGGGACTACCCGATCCGGCGGCAGATCTTCTCCGGCTTCCGCACCGCCCGTTCGGAGGCCGTCTGA